A window of the Gossypium hirsutum isolate 1008001.06 chromosome A05, Gossypium_hirsutum_v2.1, whole genome shotgun sequence genome harbors these coding sequences:
- the LOC107958187 gene encoding mitochondrial outer membrane protein porin 2 isoform X1, which yields MWQHNTSTRMLLLISSLTQSNILTTLTITDLHPSAKTVASFKLPDYNSGKLEVQYFHEHATVATAVGLKKSPAVDFSATIGTPGIAFGAEASYVTSSGEFTKYNAGVNMTKPDSNASVVLADKGDSLKVSYLHHLNQLNGGAVVGEIARKFSTNENTLTVGCSYLVDPHTLVKAKLNNHGNLGALVQHELRPKSFLTISGAFDTKALEKTPKFGLALSLKP from the exons ATGTGGCAGCACAATACAAGCACCAGAATGCTGTTGTTGATTTCAAGCTTGACACAGTCAAAT ATCTTGACAACCCTCACCATCACAGATTTACATCCATCTGCAAAAACAGTGGCTTCTTTTAAGCTGCCTGATTATAACTCTGGGAAG TTGGAGGTTCAGTATTTCCATGAACATGCAACTGTGGCTACTGCTGTTGGGCTGAAGAAATCCCCAGCTGTTGATTTTTCTGCAACAATTGGTACGCCTGGTATTGCTTTTGGTGCAGAGGCAAGCTATGTGACATCTTCTGGTGAATTCACGAAGTATAATGCTGGAGTGAACATGACAAAGCCTGATTCCAATGCTTCAGTGGTCTT GGCTGATAAGGGAGACTCCCTAAAGGTGTCATATTTGCACCATTTAAATCAGCTAAATGGTGGAGCTGTTGTGGGTGAGATTGCAAGAAAGTTCTCCACAAATGAAAACACATTAACTGTGGGATGCTCATATCTTGTTGATCCACACACACTGGTGAAGGCAAAGCTCAACAACCATGGCAATCTTGGTGCTCTTGTACAGCATGAGCTTAGACCGAAGTCCTTCCTTACTATATCTGGGGCCTTTGACACAAAGGCGTTGGAGAAGACTCCCAAGTTTGGTTTGGCACTCTCTCTAAAGCCCTGA
- the LOC107958187 gene encoding mitochondrial outer membrane protein porin 2 isoform X2: MKKGPGLFSDFGKKAKDLLNKDYTSDQKFTISSSSYTGLALVSNIVNKGGLSSGDVAAQYKHQNAVVDFKLDTQILTTLTITDLHPSAKTVASFKLPDYNSGKLEVQYFHEHATVATAVGLKKSPAVDFSATIGTPGIAFGAEASYVTSSGEFTKYNAGVNMTKPDSNASVVLADKGDSLKVSYLHHLNQLNGGAVVGEIARKFSTNENTLTVGCSYLVDPHTLVKAKLNNHGNLGALVQHELRPKSFLTISGAFDTKALEKTPKFGLALSLKP; encoded by the exons ATGAAGAAAGGACCTGGACTCTTCTCTGATTTTGGCAAAAAAGCCAAAG ATTTACTCAACAAGGACTACACCTCCGACCAGAAGTTCACCATTTCTAGTTCCAGCTACACTGGATTG GCACTTGTATCAAATATTGTGAACAAGGGAGGCCTCTCCTCTGGGGATGTGGCAGCACAATACAAGCACCAGAATGCTGTTGTTGATTTCAAGCTTGACACA CAGATCTTGACAACCCTCACCATCACAGATTTACATCCATCTGCAAAAACAGTGGCTTCTTTTAAGCTGCCTGATTATAACTCTGGGAAG TTGGAGGTTCAGTATTTCCATGAACATGCAACTGTGGCTACTGCTGTTGGGCTGAAGAAATCCCCAGCTGTTGATTTTTCTGCAACAATTGGTACGCCTGGTATTGCTTTTGGTGCAGAGGCAAGCTATGTGACATCTTCTGGTGAATTCACGAAGTATAATGCTGGAGTGAACATGACAAAGCCTGATTCCAATGCTTCAGTGGTCTT GGCTGATAAGGGAGACTCCCTAAAGGTGTCATATTTGCACCATTTAAATCAGCTAAATGGTGGAGCTGTTGTGGGTGAGATTGCAAGAAAGTTCTCCACAAATGAAAACACATTAACTGTGGGATGCTCATATCTTGTTGATCCACACACACTGGTGAAGGCAAAGCTCAACAACCATGGCAATCTTGGTGCTCTTGTACAGCATGAGCTTAGACCGAAGTCCTTCCTTACTATATCTGGGGCCTTTGACACAAAGGCGTTGGAGAAGACTCCCAAGTTTGGTTTGGCACTCTCTCTAAAGCCCTGA